A stretch of DNA from Serinibacter arcticus:
GTTGCGGAGCCCGTGGACGTACACCTCGTCGCGGGTCAACTCGCCACCGGGCTCCCAGAGGTTGCCCGCGGGGATCGTGTAGCTGCCGTTCTCCTGCACGGTGATGCGCAGGATCTTGCCGCGGAGGTCGTTGGTGTTGCCGGCGCCGCGACGGGCGTCCTGGCCGGGGGCGACGCCGGGGGCGTCGTTGTTCGGAGCGAAGCCGTTGGCCCCGACCGCACCCGCGGGGGTGTTGTCACCCGTGGCGAGCAGCAGGTTGCCGTCGAGGTCGAAGTCGATGTCCCCGGCGACGTGGCAGCACTGTCCGCGCTGCACCTCGACCTGGAGGATCTTCTGCTCGGTGGCCATGTCGAGCGCACCGGCCTCCGCGTCCCACTGGATGCGGCTGAGCTGGTTGTAGCCGAGCCACTGGTCCCAGTAGGACGACTCGTCCTCACCCTCGGGCAGGGTGGTGGGCGAGGAACCGGCCGGTGTGGTCTCGGGGTAGCGCTCGCCCTCCATCACGCGGGGTGCGTAGAAGAGGTAGACCCAGCCGTTCTCGGCGAAGTCCGGGTCGAGGACGAGGTTCTGGAGCCCGTCCTCGGAGTTGGCGTAGACGTCGATCGTGTTGACGACCTCGGTGATCCCCGTCTCGGGATCGGTGTGGCGGATCTCGCCGCTGCGCGCCGTGTGCAGCACGGTCAGGTCCGGCATGACGGCGAGCCCGATGGGCTCACCGGTGTCCTGGGTCAGCAGGACACGCTCGTAGTTGCTCCAGTCCAGGGCCGGGTCGACGGGCTCGTCGGCCGGCTGGTCCTCCTGGACCGCAACGGGGGGTGCGTCGGCGCCGACGGGGGCGGCGTACGCGGTGGGCGGGAGCATCAGGGCTCCCGCTGCGGCAGCGACGACCGCTGCCCGCAGGGGTGTGCGTCTCACAGGTGCACTTCCTTCGTCATCGAGGGGGTGTGCTCGCGGCCCGTCCTCGCGGTCGGGCCGTTCAAGAGGCGTGTCTGACGTGTCTCGATGCTCCTTTCTCGCGTGCCCCTGCCAGTGCCCCCTGCTCGACTCCCGACCCGGTCAGCGGGTCGAGAAGGCTGCGTCGAACGCGGCGTCCGAGGGCTCGAACGCCGAGCGGCGGACGAACTCCAGGGCCTGCGGCGCGCCGACGAGACGGTCCATCCCGGCGTCCTCCCACTCCACGGACAGCGGGCCCGTGTAGCCGATGGTGTTGAGCATCCGGAACGCGTCCTCCCACGGGACGTCGCCGCGGCCCGTGGAGATGAAGTCCCACCCGCGACGCGGATCGGCCCAGGCGAGGTGGGAGGAGAGCCGGCCGTTGCGGCCGTTGGTCATCCGCTTCTTCGTGTCCTTGCAGTGGACGTGGTAGATCCGGTCGGCGAAGTCCCACAGGAACGACACCGGGTCCAGGTCCTGCCACACCATGTGCGAGGGGTCCCAGTTCAGGCCGAAGCTCTCGCGGTGGCCGATCGCCTCGAGCGTGCGCTTGGTGGTCCAGTAGTCGTAGGCGATCTCCGAGGGGTGGACCTCGAGCGCGAAGCGCACGCCCACCTCCTCGAACACGTCCATGATCGGGTTCCACCGGTCGGCGAAGTCCTGGTAGCCGGCCTCCACGAGCTCCTCACGCACCGGCGGGAACATCGCGACGTACTTCCAGATCGCGGACCCCGTGAACCCGGTCACGGTCGTCGCGCCGAGGCGGGCGGCCGCGCGCGCCGTCATCTTGAGCTCCTCGGCGGCGCGCTGACGCACGCCCTCGGGCTCGCCGTCGCCCCAGATCCGGTCGGGCAGGATGTCGCGGTGCCGCGCGTCGATCGGGTCGTCGCAGACGGCCTGGCCCTTGAGGTGGTTGGCCACGGTCCACACCTTCAGGCCGTTGCGCTCCAGGATCGCGAGCCGGTCGGCGACGTAGTCGTCGTCCTCGGCCGCGCGCCAGACGTCGAGGTGGTCGCCCCAGGCGGCCAGCTCGAGACCGTCGAAGCCCCACTCCCCCGCGAGGCGCGCCACCTCCTCGAAGGGGAGGTCGGCCCACTGGCCGGTGAACAGCGTGATCGGTCGAGCCATCATCAGTCCTCTCGGTTGCCGGCGAGCCGTGGGTGGCGCGCCGGGGTGCCGCACGTCCCTGTGCGACGGGGTCGTGTCAGGGTCGTGTCAGGCCGGCACGTGGGCGGGAGCCGCGAACCGGGCCCCGGGCACGGAGACCCACGAGCGCCGGTCCTGCGAGCTGCGCTCGACGGCGTCGAGCACCCGCTGGATGCCGAGGGCGTCGGCGAAGCTCGGCGTCGGGTCCTGGCCCGACGCGATGGCGCCGACGAGGTCGGCCGCCTGGTTGACGAAGCCGTGGTCGTAGCCGAGGCCGTGCCCCGGCGGCCACCAGGCCGTGAGGTAGGGGTGCTCGGGCTCGGTCACCACGACGCGGCGGAACCCCTGCACGTGCGGGTCGTCGCCGGTGTCCAGCACGTTCAGCACGTTCATGTCCTCGAAGTCGAAGCTCAGCGCCCCGCGTGAGCCGTTGATCTCCAGGCGGATGGCGTTCTTGCGACCGGTCGCGAACCGGGTCGCCTCGAAGGTTCCGAGGCCACCGCCGGAGAGCTCGGCCAGGAACACCGCGGCGTCGTCGACCGTGACGGGGCCGCGCTCGGTGCCGGCCCGACCGGTGAAGCCGCCCGAGGCGGCCTGCACGGGCCGCTCGGTGACGAAGGTGCGCAGCGCACCGGTGACGGTCTCGAGGTGCTCGCCGGTGATGAACTGGACGAGGTCGACGATGTGCGAGCCGATGTCTCCGAGGGCGCCGGAGCCGGCGAGCTTCTTGTCCAGGCGCCAGGACAGCGGCGCCTCGGGGTCCAGGAGCCAGTCCTGGAGGTACTGCGCGCGGACGTGCCGGATCTCG
This window harbors:
- a CDS encoding sugar phosphate isomerase/epimerase family protein; the protein is MARPITLFTGQWADLPFEEVARLAGEWGFDGLELAAWGDHLDVWRAAEDDDYVADRLAILERNGLKVWTVANHLKGQAVCDDPIDARHRDILPDRIWGDGEPEGVRQRAAEELKMTARAAARLGATTVTGFTGSAIWKYVAMFPPVREELVEAGYQDFADRWNPIMDVFEEVGVRFALEVHPSEIAYDYWTTKRTLEAIGHRESFGLNWDPSHMVWQDLDPVSFLWDFADRIYHVHCKDTKKRMTNGRNGRLSSHLAWADPRRGWDFISTGRGDVPWEDAFRMLNTIGYTGPLSVEWEDAGMDRLVGAPQALEFVRRSAFEPSDAAFDAAFSTR
- a CDS encoding Gfo/Idh/MocA family protein, which gives rise to MTITSKPELGIALIGHAFMGATHSHAWRTAPRAFDLPLEPRMTVVCGRDGEATAAAAERLGWEESSTDWREVLTRDDIDVVDICTPGHTHAEIAVAALEAGKHVLCEKPLANSIAEAEQMTLAAELAASRGVRAMVGFTYRRVPAIQLARQLVAEGRIGEIRHVRAQYLQDWLLDPEAPLSWRLDKKLAGSGALGDIGSHIVDLVQFITGEHLETVTGALRTFVTERPVQAASGGFTGRAGTERGPVTVDDAAVFLAELSGGGLGTFEATRFATGRKNAIRLEINGSRGALSFDFEDMNVLNVLDTGDDPHVQGFRRVVVTEPEHPYLTAWWPPGHGLGYDHGFVNQAADLVGAIASGQDPTPSFADALGIQRVLDAVERSSQDRRSWVSVPGARFAAPAHVPA